A window of the Streptomyces albireticuli genome harbors these coding sequences:
- the thpR gene encoding RNA 2',3'-cyclic phosphodiesterase yields the protein MRLFAAVIPPPQAVAELEAALAPLHGLPGAAHLRWTEPATWHFTLAFLSEVDEALLPGLGERLARAAHRHPPHPLRLAAAGRFDDKILWVGAEGELTTLRDLARSTAAGARRAGVEVDGKHPFRAHLTLARAAGPVRLGPYEEHLADFAGTPWTVDRLALVRSTLPASGVPGERPRYTTVASWGLGR from the coding sequence ATGCGACTCTTCGCCGCAGTCATCCCGCCCCCGCAGGCCGTCGCCGAGCTGGAAGCCGCCCTGGCCCCCCTCCACGGCCTCCCCGGCGCCGCCCACCTCCGCTGGACCGAGCCCGCGACCTGGCACTTCACCCTCGCCTTCCTCAGCGAGGTCGACGAGGCCCTGCTCCCCGGGCTCGGCGAGCGCCTGGCGCGCGCCGCGCACCGGCACCCGCCGCACCCGCTGCGGCTCGCCGCCGCCGGCCGGTTCGACGACAAGATCCTCTGGGTCGGCGCCGAGGGCGAGCTGACCACCCTGCGCGACCTCGCCCGCTCCACCGCCGCCGGCGCCCGCCGGGCCGGTGTCGAGGTGGACGGGAAGCACCCCTTCCGCGCCCACCTCACCCTCGCCCGCGCCGCCGGCCCGGTGCGCCTGGGCCCGTACGAGGAGCACCTCGCGGACTTCGCGGGCACGCCCTGGACCGTCGACCGGCTCGCGCTCGTCCGCAGCACCCTCCCGGCCTCCGGCGTGCCCGGCGAGCGCCCCCGCTATACGACGGTGGCCTCCTGGGGGCTGGGTCGCTGA